Proteins from one Desulfonauticus submarinus genomic window:
- a CDS encoding SAM hydrolase/SAM-dependent halogenase family protein, giving the protein MSYLIALLTDFGLKDPYVAEVKATLVSYAPNIQIIDISHQIPSFDILSASFVLYTSYHYFPANTLFVGIIDPGVGSEREIILAKTSKYSFLVPNNGLLSFFIWKKNISTIFKLNTNHFVNASTTFHGRDIFAPIAAKIITDSCPSSWWEKFNLSDLISLKILPACCSKDKITATICYIDKFGNVILNLENKKWSPKLEQKGTFRSFPLKVVQTYSQLAPNEVGILPGSHGFVELCLNQDNLAKKLNLTVGESIEIYF; this is encoded by the coding sequence ATGTCTTACTTAATAGCTTTATTAACTGACTTTGGTCTAAAAGACCCTTATGTAGCAGAAGTTAAAGCAACTTTAGTGTCTTATGCCCCGAACATACAAATAATAGACATATCTCACCAAATACCTTCTTTTGATATCTTATCTGCTAGTTTTGTCTTATATACTTCTTATCATTATTTTCCTGCTAATACGTTATTTGTAGGCATCATTGATCCTGGCGTGGGAAGTGAGCGAGAAATCATTCTTGCTAAAACATCAAAATATTCTTTTTTAGTCCCCAATAATGGTTTGCTTAGCTTTTTTATATGGAAAAAAAATATATCCACAATTTTTAAATTAAACACAAATCATTTTGTTAATGCAAGCACTACCTTCCATGGCCGAGACATCTTTGCGCCTATAGCAGCAAAAATAATAACTGACTCCTGTCCTTCTTCTTGGTGGGAAAAATTCAATTTAAGCGATTTAATTAGTTTAAAAATACTGCCAGCCTGTTGTTCTAAAGACAAAATAACCGCTACTATTTGTTATATAGATAAATTTGGAAATGTTATACTAAACCTCGAAAATAAAAAATGGAGCCCTAAATTAGAACAAAAAGGAACATTTAGATCTTTTCCTCTAAAAGTAGTCCAAACTTACTCTCAACTAGCACCCAATGAAGTAGGAATATTGCCAGGTAGTCATGGCTTTGTTGAACTGTGCTTAAATCAAGACAATCTCGCTAAAAAATTAAATTTAACTGTGGGAGAATCTATTGAAATCTATTTCTAA
- a CDS encoding molybdopterin biosynthesis protein: MERNIYLNMVSIEEAIKKIKSLLLGKKNILGSEVIPTDKALYRVLSRPVFACYSSPTFHAAAMDGIAVHSNDTFGAREGNPKILIRDRDFIEINTGNPLPEGFDAVIMIEDVVFLDENTVSIEKPAFPWQHVRRIGEDIVATELIFPAGHKISPYDLGTLLSAGIFEVEVREKLKVGIVPTGDEVLDFTLKPNPKAGEVIESNSQVLASLLEDWDCEPVRIPPVGDDFDLLVKKTQALLEEVHILVIGAGSSAGSKDFTKKVMQALGEVVVHGIKAMPGKPSLLGISREGKLIVGAPGYPVSAVICFEYLLRPLIYWLRGENLDDFETINTVLTRPLPSKLGMREFIRVGIGKVGGRYVSIPLPRGAGMITTLSRATGLISIDENSEGFSEGEVVSTRVLRPKREIENALVVIGSHDNLLDLLKNELMSLGEPVFLFSAHVGSLGGLKAIKNKYAHFAGTHLFDPATEDYNFPFIEKILPEEDTVLVNLAIRKQGLIVAKGNPKNIRTLEDLVRDDVVFINRQRGAGTRILLDYYLNKLKIKPTQIKGYDQEEFTHMAVAVNVLTGTADCGLGIMAAAKALNLDFIPLVDERYDLLIRRETLNEPAIQKVLEIISSVTFRQKAESLGGYDLKFSGEIMQPKK; encoded by the coding sequence ATGGAAAGAAATATTTATTTAAATATGGTTAGTATTGAAGAGGCTATAAAAAAGATCAAATCTTTATTATTAGGTAAAAAGAATATTTTGGGATCAGAAGTGATTCCCACAGATAAGGCCTTATATAGGGTTTTAAGCAGACCTGTATTTGCTTGTTATTCCTCTCCTACTTTTCATGCAGCAGCAATGGATGGGATAGCGGTGCATTCAAATGATACGTTTGGAGCACGGGAAGGAAATCCTAAGATTTTAATAAGAGATAGAGATTTTATCGAGATAAATACAGGAAATCCCCTGCCAGAGGGATTTGATGCTGTAATTATGATAGAAGATGTAGTATTTTTAGATGAGAACACAGTTAGTATAGAAAAACCAGCATTTCCTTGGCAGCATGTGCGGCGTATTGGGGAAGACATTGTTGCTACTGAGCTTATTTTCCCTGCAGGACATAAAATAAGTCCCTATGATTTAGGTACACTTTTAAGTGCAGGTATTTTTGAAGTGGAAGTAAGGGAAAAGTTGAAGGTTGGTATTGTGCCTACAGGAGATGAGGTTTTGGACTTTACCTTAAAGCCGAATCCCAAAGCAGGAGAAGTAATAGAGAGTAATTCTCAAGTCTTGGCTAGTTTATTAGAGGATTGGGACTGCGAGCCTGTACGTATACCTCCTGTGGGAGATGATTTTGATCTTTTAGTAAAAAAGACCCAAGCTCTTTTAGAGGAAGTGCATATTTTGGTTATAGGAGCAGGTTCTTCTGCAGGAAGCAAGGATTTTACTAAAAAAGTTATGCAAGCACTAGGTGAAGTGGTGGTGCATGGCATTAAAGCAATGCCAGGTAAGCCGTCACTTTTAGGAATTAGTAGAGAAGGCAAGTTAATAGTAGGCGCTCCAGGTTATCCTGTGAGTGCTGTTATTTGTTTTGAATATTTACTTCGGCCACTTATTTATTGGTTAAGAGGAGAAAATTTGGATGATTTTGAAACCATAAATACAGTATTAACCCGTCCTCTTCCTTCAAAGCTTGGAATGCGGGAATTTATACGAGTAGGGATAGGTAAGGTAGGTGGGCGTTATGTATCCATTCCTTTACCCAGAGGAGCAGGCATGATTACTACTCTTAGCAGAGCCACAGGTTTAATTTCTATAGATGAAAATAGTGAGGGGTTCTCCGAAGGAGAGGTTGTTAGCACAAGAGTGCTTAGGCCCAAAAGAGAGATTGAGAATGCGCTTGTGGTTATTGGTAGCCATGATAATCTGTTAGATTTATTGAAAAACGAGCTAATGTCCTTAGGTGAGCCAGTATTTTTGTTTTCTGCGCATGTTGGTAGTTTAGGAGGTCTTAAAGCTATAAAAAATAAATATGCTCATTTTGCAGGAACGCACCTTTTTGATCCCGCAACAGAGGATTATAATTTTCCTTTTATTGAGAAGATTTTACCTGAAGAAGATACTGTTTTAGTTAATTTAGCTATTCGAAAGCAAGGGCTTATAGTTGCTAAAGGCAATCCTAAAAATATTAGGACATTGGAAGATTTAGTAAGAGATGATGTTGTTTTTATTAATAGGCAAAGAGGCGCAGGCACAAGAATTTTATTAGATTATTATTTAAATAAATTGAAAATTAAGCCAACTCAGATAAAAGGATATGACCAGGAAGAATTTACCCATATGGCTGTAGCTGTAAATGTTTTAACAGGTACTGCTGACTGTGGTCTTGGGATAATGGCTGCAGCTAAGGCTTTGAACTTAGATTTTATTCCTTTAGTTGATGAACGTTATGATTTGCTTATAAGGCGAGAGACTTTGAATGAGCCAGCCATACAAAAGGTACTAGAAATTATTTCTAGCGTCACATTTCGTCAAAAGGCCGAATCCCTGGGTGGATATGATTTGAAGTTCAGCGGAGAGATAATGCAACCAAAAAAATGA
- a CDS encoding adenosylcobinamide-GDP ribazoletransferase has protein sequence MKSISNFFTKKIQTVFNDFSLTLSFFTVLVKTEKIASEEEMAKTWFYMVPLGLILGSIAGLPFIFPLKPDLQALLSLVLLVSLTRCFHWDGFADLLDGIGSNTQKENFFNILKDSRIGVFGVTGLILGILSMWILLKNIHSFWAIVGLCVFSRGNLIFTAWTLKKWAKKGMGKIFFSSISFQKVLLNLILSALIITIIFDILTYTLAFLGLLIWSFYLLFLARKHRGANGDFLGATIVFSEIIFLVALSLR, from the coding sequence TTGAAATCTATTTCTAATTTTTTCACCAAAAAAATACAAACCGTTTTTAACGATTTCTCCCTTACTCTTTCATTTTTTACAGTTCTTGTTAAAACAGAAAAAATCGCCTCTGAAGAAGAGATGGCTAAAACTTGGTTCTATATGGTCCCCCTAGGACTTATATTAGGCAGTATAGCTGGGTTACCCTTTATTTTTCCACTCAAACCTGACCTTCAAGCTCTTCTTAGTTTAGTATTACTTGTATCTCTTACCCGCTGTTTTCATTGGGATGGATTTGCTGATCTTTTAGATGGCATAGGAAGCAATACACAAAAAGAAAATTTTTTTAATATCTTAAAAGACAGCAGAATAGGAGTATTTGGCGTAACAGGACTTATTCTTGGCATTTTAAGTATGTGGATACTTTTGAAAAACATTCATTCCTTTTGGGCCATTGTAGGACTTTGTGTTTTTAGCAGAGGCAACCTTATCTTTACAGCATGGACATTAAAAAAATGGGCTAAAAAAGGTATGGGAAAAATATTTTTTTCTTCTATTTCTTTCCAAAAAGTACTCTTAAACCTTATTCTTTCAGCTCTTATTATAACTATAATATTTGATATTTTAACTTATACTTTGGCCTTTTTAGGGCTTCTAATATGGAGTTTTTACCTTTTATTCCTTGCCAGAAAACATCGTGGCGCCAATGGAGATTTTTTAGGCGCCACAATCGTTTTTTCTGAAATCATTTTTTTGGTTGCATTATCTCTCCGCTGA
- a CDS encoding type II toxin-antitoxin system VapC family toxin has product MSGNSKRFLIDSNIFIYHFKGNEEATNFLLAYVKESCLSIITYMEILSLELSPYECNLIKRYLENFQIIYTDFTIARQVVFNKEFEKTYQSIFNPRLKKIRLPDNIVLSTAQVYNLTLVTSNIDDFRKFNVDLLNPLSSHNKENYFFKDLKRQHKRTTALV; this is encoded by the coding sequence ATGAGTGGAAATAGTAAACGTTTTTTAATTGATTCTAATATTTTTATTTATCATTTCAAAGGAAATGAAGAAGCTACTAATTTTTTATTAGCTTATGTAAAGGAAAGCTGTCTTTCTATTATTACCTATATGGAAATTTTATCGTTAGAGCTTTCTCCTTATGAATGTAATTTAATAAAACGATATTTAGAAAATTTTCAAATAATATATACAGATTTTACTATAGCAAGGCAAGTTGTCTTTAATAAAGAGTTTGAGAAGACATATCAATCTATCTTTAATCCAAGATTAAAGAAAATAAGACTACCTGACAACATTGTTCTGTCTACTGCACAGGTATATAACTTGACCCTTGTAACAAGTAATATTGATGATTTTAGAAAATTTAATGTAGATTTATTAAATCCTCTTTCTTCTCATAATAAAGAGAATTATTTTTTTAAAGATTTAAAAAGGCAGCATAAAAGAACAACTGCATTAGTTTAA
- a CDS encoding AAA family ATPase: MQKDFDKIEYCKIILVVGPSGAGKDTLIRYAKKKFSADKNIIFLKRYITRKSDEYEDNYYISSKEFYILKQQNFFFTTWEAYNYQYGISFNNVELNGKKIVISISRTKVNDFEKKFKNVLTLFITASPESLRKRLKKRHRDSFWENRLERQLLPFNAKRLVKIINEDIELAKKQFINAIKFF, encoded by the coding sequence ATGCAAAAGGATTTTGATAAAATAGAGTACTGTAAAATTATTTTAGTTGTTGGTCCTAGTGGGGCTGGCAAGGATACCCTTATAAGGTATGCTAAGAAAAAATTTTCTGCAGATAAAAATATTATTTTTTTAAAACGTTATATTACCAGAAAGTCAGATGAGTACGAGGATAATTATTATATTTCTTCTAAAGAATTCTATATTTTAAAACAACAAAATTTTTTCTTTACTACTTGGGAAGCATATAATTATCAGTATGGAATAAGTTTCAATAATGTTGAGCTTAATGGAAAAAAAATTGTAATCTCCATTTCCAGGACTAAGGTTAATGATTTTGAGAAAAAGTTTAAAAATGTATTAACTCTTTTTATTACAGCAAGTCCTGAGTCTTTAAGAAAGAGATTAAAAAAACGCCATCGGGATAGTTTTTGGGAAAATAGGCTTGAAAGGCAACTTTTACCTTTTAATGCTAAGAGGTTGGTTAAAATAATTAATGAAGATATTGAGCTTGCCAAAAAACAATTTATTAATGCGATTAAATTTTTTTAA
- a CDS encoding alkaline phosphatase — translation MSKKWFKGKNFFILFFIFCFVFTTLSIVEAKRVKYIFLFIGDGMAFPQRVAAEQYLGKKLLMNTFPAQGMTTTYAANRFITGSAAAATALACGIKTNIGMIGITPDGRIVKSIAEMAKEKGMKVGIISSVSLDHATPAGFYAHVKKRNQYYDIAVQLAKSNFDFFGGGGLKDTLNKKKNSVNFQGDALKIIRDSGYQIIKDKQMFLKLKKGNGKVVVINPWLQDAAAEPYSIDQTDKDISLAELTEKAIEILDNRHGFFIMVEGGKIDWACHANDAVTAIKDTIALDEAIKVAYNFYKQHPKDTLIVVTGDHETGGLTLGFAGTKYATYFDILHRQNLSFRRFTDEFVKKMKTSKKFTFEDVMPLISKYFGLQFTGSADNPLLLKPYEVVELVNAFAMTMKNNIDEHDPATYLLYGGYDPLTVTITHILNNKAGIGWTSYKHTAVPVPTSAIGVNAGIFNGYYDNTDIAKKIMRCLGIKPKVYFVEKQGEKIKLVANW, via the coding sequence ATGAGTAAAAAATGGTTTAAAGGAAAAAATTTTTTTATTTTATTTTTTATTTTTTGTTTTGTTTTTACAACACTCTCTATTGTAGAAGCAAAGAGGGTAAAATATATTTTTTTGTTTATTGGAGATGGAATGGCTTTTCCGCAAAGAGTGGCTGCTGAGCAATATTTAGGTAAGAAGCTTTTAATGAACACATTTCCTGCTCAAGGGATGACTACAACTTATGCAGCTAACAGATTTATTACTGGTTCTGCTGCTGCAGCCACTGCTTTAGCTTGTGGAATAAAGACCAATATAGGAATGATAGGTATAACTCCAGATGGGAGGATAGTGAAAAGCATTGCTGAGATGGCTAAAGAAAAGGGTATGAAAGTTGGTATTATTTCCTCTGTATCTCTTGATCATGCTACACCTGCTGGTTTTTATGCACATGTAAAAAAACGTAATCAATATTATGATATTGCTGTGCAACTGGCAAAAAGTAATTTTGATTTTTTTGGTGGTGGAGGACTTAAAGATACATTAAATAAGAAGAAAAATAGTGTTAATTTTCAAGGTGATGCTTTGAAAATAATAAGAGATAGTGGTTATCAAATTATAAAAGACAAACAGATGTTTTTAAAATTAAAAAAAGGAAATGGTAAGGTTGTAGTAATAAATCCATGGCTTCAAGATGCTGCTGCAGAACCTTATAGTATTGACCAAACAGATAAAGATATTTCTCTTGCTGAGCTTACAGAAAAAGCCATTGAAATATTAGATAATCGTCATGGTTTTTTTATAATGGTTGAAGGTGGTAAAATAGATTGGGCTTGTCATGCCAACGATGCTGTAACTGCCATTAAAGATACTATTGCTTTAGATGAGGCTATAAAGGTTGCTTATAATTTTTATAAACAACATCCAAAAGATACCTTAATTGTTGTTACAGGGGATCATGAAACAGGTGGTTTAACTTTAGGTTTTGCAGGCACTAAATATGCTACGTACTTTGATATTTTGCATAGGCAAAATCTTTCTTTTAGACGTTTTACAGATGAGTTTGTTAAAAAAATGAAAACAAGTAAAAAATTTACCTTTGAAGATGTAATGCCACTTATTAGCAAATATTTTGGTTTGCAATTTACAGGGTCAGCAGACAATCCCCTTCTTTTAAAACCTTACGAGGTTGTAGAGTTAGTAAATGCCTTTGCCATGACTATGAAAAATAATATAGATGAACATGATCCAGCTACTTATTTGCTTTATGGTGGATATGATCCACTTACTGTTACAATTACTCATATTCTAAATAACAAAGCAGGAATTGGTTGGACATCTTATAAACATACAGCAGTTCCTGTACCTACTTCTGCTATAGGCGTAAATGCAGGTATATTTAATGGGTACTATGATAATACAGATATTGCTAAAAAGATTATGCGCTGTCTCGGTATAAAGCCAAAAGTTTATTTTGTAGAGAAACAAGGTGAAAAGATTAAATTGGTAGCTAACTGGTAA
- a CDS encoding YibE/F family protein gives MQKNEIIISIIFILISIILFFIPNKYEKRIDNTSIRCKGVILSIDNTDIHQQGLIKVGTQEVKLKILSGKFKGKIFSATNQLMGYLDRDKIFEVGDEVLVVLSLNSKGEVVFVHPQDIYRLDLEWKLFLSFLFIIIFFGGWTGTRALISFIFTALVLWKILIPLALDGINPLLIALVVVCILTTSIIFLVAGLNKKAIVALIGSLLGIIITCLLAIYTTYQAKIHGAVMPFSEPLLYAGFGYLNLTAIYIGSIFLAASGAVMDIAMDISASMSEVLLRRPDISRIQLAWSGVRVGRAVLGTMVTTLLLAYCGGYISLLMFFMAQGIPVGNMFNLVYVAAEVIKTLSGSFGLVLTAPFTAFIGAWILKP, from the coding sequence ATGCAAAAAAATGAGATAATTATTTCTATTATTTTTATTTTAATTAGTATTATTTTGTTTTTTATCCCAAATAAATACGAAAAACGTATTGATAATACTTCAATACGTTGTAAAGGTGTTATTTTAAGTATAGATAATACAGATATACATCAACAAGGACTAATTAAGGTAGGAACACAGGAAGTAAAATTAAAGATATTAAGCGGAAAATTTAAGGGTAAAATATTTTCTGCAACTAACCAGTTAATGGGTTATTTGGATCGAGACAAAATTTTTGAAGTAGGTGATGAGGTCTTGGTTGTATTATCCCTTAATAGCAAGGGAGAGGTTGTTTTTGTTCATCCGCAAGATATTTATAGGTTAGATTTAGAGTGGAAATTATTTTTGAGTTTTCTTTTTATAATTATTTTTTTTGGAGGTTGGACTGGTACAAGGGCATTAATTTCTTTTATTTTTACAGCGTTGGTACTTTGGAAGATATTGATTCCTTTGGCTTTAGATGGAATTAATCCCTTACTAATTGCTTTAGTTGTTGTATGTATTTTAACCACTAGTATAATTTTTCTAGTGGCAGGTTTAAATAAAAAGGCAATTGTGGCGCTTATTGGTTCGTTGCTTGGTATAATAATTACTTGTTTACTGGCTATTTATACTACATATCAAGCTAAGATACATGGGGCGGTTATGCCATTTTCTGAGCCTTTATTATATGCAGGTTTTGGGTATTTAAATTTAACAGCCATTTACATAGGCTCTATTTTTTTAGCCGCTTCAGGAGCGGTCATGGATATTGCCATGGATATTTCTGCAAGTATGAGTGAAGTGTTGCTTAGAAGGCCGGATATCTCGCGTATTCAACTGGCATGGTCTGGGGTAAGAGTAGGACGAGCAGTTTTGGGTACGATGGTTACTACTTTGCTTTTGGCTTATTGTGGAGGTTATATCAGTCTTTTGATGTTTTTTATGGCTCAAGGCATTCCCGTAGGAAATATGTTTAACTTGGTTTATGTAGCTGCTGAGGTTATTAAAACTTTGTCTGGTAGCTTTGGATTAGTTCTAACTGCTCCTTTTACTGCTTTTATAGGCGCTTGGATATTGAAACCATAA